The genomic segment CTATCCGGGCTGAAGATAAAATTGCTTCCAATGCTATCATAAAGCTTTCCCTCTTTTCCATCGATGACTAAAGTCCATCGATCCCCTATTCTGGCTCCATAAGCTATCCGTTGACCGTCTGGACTAAAAAGAATCTTACCGGATCCAATATCATCGTAGGGTTTCTGCTCGCTTCCACTTACAACCACAACTCCTTTAAGACCCTTTCTGACTCCATAGGCTACCTGCCTGCTATCCGGACTAAATACGGGATTACCCTCGCCAATAGCATCGTAAGGTTTTTCTTCTTTTCCATCTATAACCACGGCCTGTTGCCCCCCTACTCTAACGATATAGGCAATTCGTCTACCGTCCGGACTTATCTTAAAAGACCCTGGTATCCAGGAAGAAGGATCAATCTGAACAATAAATTTTTCAAATAATCCTTCCTGAGATTTTTCCTCCGCCCAGACCTCTAAAGCTATACAGAGAAGAAAAATAGATAATCCCCCTATGATACGCTTTCCAACCATGCCCTTAGAACCTCCTCTTCCACCCACGATAGCCTCTCATCTATCTAAAACAGCCCTTTAAAGGTTAAAATTGATCTCCTTCGAGCAAAGAGAAAATAATGTACAGAATATACTCCGCAAAATGTCAAAGTCAATATAAAAAATGACCTGCCCACCTGAGCTGATTTTTTCATTTGTTGAACAATACTCTCCTAAAACTGGAATAATTCAGATTTCCCCATTAAATTTAGTGTTAGTGTGATGAGCTATGAACAATAGTGCAAAAAGGCAGCGATGGATTTTGGAAGAGCAACCTTGAAGTTGTTTGAGATATGGTCGGTTTGAGCAGAAATTCGAGGAAAACCTATTTATTAGGATGCTGTGTCTTTATTGCCGTAATAAACTCCTCAAGGCATTTGTTAACTTAGTATACAAATACTAGTATTAAACCGGTGATTAACAAACGTATCTTTAGAGTTTGTCCCAGAAAACGAGATATCCTTGGAAATTTTCCATTTTAGGGCTTTACATTGTCCTCACATTATCAAAACTTAGTTGTTGTCTAGAAATTTATCATTATTTATTAATGATAGTATTGATAATCACTATTATGATAATAACCAATCCTCTATTGTAGGACATTATCGCCTCAAAATTCTGAATTGGGCTCCTGGTATCTGGCTTTACTATACCTTAAACTTGTCCAATTTTTGGGCTGTTATACGTGATACTCTGTCTCATTATCTACTTATCATTGTTATCTGTATGGGAATGATAGGGTTAATCTTACAGCAGTCTAAATATATGGAGAGAACCTTACTTTTATTTTGGTTCGTAAGCTCTATAGGATTTATTACCTATAGCTATCTAGGTCAGATCCTCCCGAGAAATAAGGTACCTATCCCAAGTATAGTTCCTGGATACCATTTTTTATTTTATTTAAAAGCTCTAGAATCGATCTTATTTGGTTATGGAATGGTTACTATCAGTCGGTTTATCGTTGTTTTAATTAAGTCTCTGATACTATTTGTTAACAGATCGTTCTTTATAAGAATCCCGCTTAAACCGTGGTATGAAAAAACAGTTCTATGTTTGTTAATCCTAGTTGCTTTTGTAAAAGTTTATCCATCGTACCTATCTCGGGAAGATTTTACTGCATTCCGTATCTTGGCTCAACAGATGAGCCAAAAACAGGATATGAAAGCCTTTATTTGGATTCGAGAACATACTCAGCCAACGGATGTCTTTTTAGCTCCCGATGATTTAGCCCTGTTCCTGGTGGGAGCATCCGGGCGTAAAGTGATTGCTGTGGATGGCTTTTTTTCAAATCCTTATGTAGATTGGTCCTCTCGTGTTTTTGATAGAAATTTAATGCTTAACTACTTAAAAAACGGGGATTTTGAAGGGTTTTGTATGTTAGCTCTTAAGCATCATGTCACGTATATGGTTACCTACAATGATCAATCTCAGTACATAAATGACTCTACCTCATCTTTTCTACGCAAAGAATTTTCGAGTGATAAAACAAGCATTTATGGGGTTCTAGGATGTCCCAAAAATCCATAAATTCTCCTTTTACTTAAAGACTACTTAAAACAGGATTTCTATGGTACTTTTTACCGGTAATGTATGGCTATATACAAACGATATTACTCGTACTAAAATCAAACGATATACTATGGGGACATCGGGTTTGATATTTAATGGAAAGACTATAATATCTATCCCTCGAAAGTCATGAGAACGTTCACGTAGAATATACACCCTCTGCTGGTTTCTACCAAATGTTAGCGGGATATTATACAGGATCAGGAGGAACTGCAATTGATTATCTTTACAGGTATGGGGGAGATACCTGGTTTTACTATGCAACTGTTTTGTCATCTACAGGTTTAATCGGGATGCCAGCCGCGCATCCTAACACCTTTCATAAGGTTTATTTTGCTTGGTTTGATGCACAAGGCTACCCAGAGATCTATTATACGAGTTGGTAACTATAACAAGTGCAATCATAAAATTTTTATTGACTTCCATAGATAGACTCCTTACCCTAATTCTTGAGTCTTAAGGCCTTTAAACAGGATTAACTTTTTACCAGGAGGTGCTTTTATGTGCTGGGAGTGGGAAGAAGAAATTTATAGAAATTGGCTAAAAAACCGAATTCAACAAGAACAAAAACAGGATCAGATGGAAGAAAAAGAGGTTGAGGAGATTTCCGAGGTAAAGGAAAAACAGGTTCGTTCAGATGCTCCCATCTATAGATACTTAAAATCCGATCTGGATACCAAAAATGAAAGTAGACGGAAATCCGTAAAAACCCATTAGCCTCTTAAAATCGGTTAGAACCACACCAGAAACCCGTTTTCTTAGATTTTGGATAACTACCTGATTAATGAAAACGGGTTTCTCAATCCTTTTTCCAGTCCAAAAGAAGCTATGATTGTGGATGGTCACACCCATGTTTGGAGATATCCCGAGCACTTAAGCGATGAATTTGTCTACGATGCTTCCCATGTCGGTGGGATTCCTGGAGGACAACAAGAAAAGATAAACCCCATTATGAATATAAACCTGGACGATCACTGGAAGGCCATGGAGCCGGTAGACAAAGCCATTGTAGTGGCTTTTAAAAGTAATCATTTAAAGGTCCATGTGCCCAATGAATATGTGGCTCAGTACGTGCAAATACATCCAGATAAGCTTATCGGTTTTGCCTCGGTAGATCCCCACGATCCAGATCCTATAGCAGAGATAGAACATGCGGTTGAAGATCTGGGTCTCAAGGGGCTTAAGCTCTCCCCTATTTATCAAAATGTCCCTCCAACGGATCCCGGCCTGCTCCGAATTTTTGGAAAAGCCGAAAAACTGGGATTACCTGTTCTTATCCACCAAGGAGCTACTTTTCCCAGGCGGGTTAATCTCAAAAATGCCCTTCCAGTTCTCCTGGAAGACGTTGCACTTCAGTTTCCCGACTTGAAGATGGTTATTGCCCACTTGGGTCATCCCTGGGAAGTAGATACCCTTGTTTTAATCCGAAAGCAGCCGAATCTCTATGCGGATATCTCAGCCCTTTATTATCGCCCCTGGCAGCTTTACAATTCCCTGATATTAGCCATGGAATACGGGGTGACCCACAAGTTAATATTTGGCTCCGATTATCCCTTCACTACCCCGGCCAGTACCATCCGGGCTCTCTATGAACTTAACAACCTGGTGGAGGGGACCCGATTGCCTAAAATACCCAAAGAAGTGCTGGATGGAATTATCTATCGGGATAGTCTGGCCCTTCTGAATCTTACTGTTCCATAATTGGAAACCAGGAGTTAGGAACCAGCCTATACCGGCTTCTGATTTCTGAATAACCCAGATGGCCCAAATGAAAAACCTTATCTATGAAGAGATTGAAGTTGGAGAGGACCTGGGTCCTTACCAGCATCCTTTAACCAAACAACTGGTTCAAAAATACTGTGCCGCCATAGATAGTACTTATCCCTGGCAGATCCTCGAGAACTCTACGCCCATCCCTGTTGTTCCCCCTACCCTGATAGGTAATCTTTCTTTTCGTCTACTTGAAACCAAATTTTATCGACAACCTGGAACCATCCATGCAAGTCAGGAGATGAAGTTTTTCCGTCCCATTCGCCTGGATCGTAAGCTTTTCTCCAGGGGAAGAATGTTGGATAAATATATAAAACGGGGTAAGCGATGGGTGGTCTATGAAGCTTATTTTTACCATGAAGACGAGCAGGACTTGGGATACAGTCGGATAACCGAGGTTCTACCTGGCTTTGTCAGGGAGCCAGAAGAACATAGAAACCCTATCGAACCCAGGGACGCCCAGACGCCGAGACGCATGAATTTCGAGCTACCCTCCACGTCCCAGGGTATTTCGGCTCCGGGTACCGTTCTCGGACCCGTTATTCGAAAGATCACCCAGGAAAAAATGACCGCCTACTCCGAGGATAGCCAGACCGCCCAACGAGGTATTTCCATTCATATCCACGAAGAAGTAGCCCGGAAAGCAGGTTTAAAAGGAACTGTGGCCCAGGGTCTTATGTTTGTGGATTACATTTCGGAATTGATGGCCCAAACCTTCGGAATGGGTTGGATCCAGCATGGAGAGCTTTCTGTTAAATTTATTGCATCGGTTTATGCTGGTGATGAAATTACAGCCAGGGGAGTGGTTAAGGAACAAGTTATCGAAGGCACATATCCCCGGACCCTGGTTGAAGTCTGGTGCGAGAATCAGGCAGGACAAAAGGTAACCGTAGGAATTGCCAGTGCCATCAACCCTCAACCATGAACAATCCCTAGGTAAGAATTCTTCACCCCTTACCTCTTTCGCTTTTGTATGGTTACAGATCTAAATCCCATGTTTAATCCCAGCTCTGTGGCGATTATAGGAGCTTCCGATGATCCTCTGAAGATAGGATATCGGCCCGTCCAAAATTGTCTTAAATTCGGCTTTAAGGGGAAGCTTTTTCCCATTAATCCCAAATATACAACGGTCGCTGGAGTGCCCTGTTATCCCCATCTTAACGAAATCAAAGAGGAGATTGATCTGGTCGTCATTTCGGTTCCGGTTAATCAGGTCCTGAAGGCTTTAGAAGACTGTATAAACAAAGGGGTCAAAGCCGTAGTAATTTACAGCTCGGGCTTCTCAGAGATAGGAGAGGCTGGAAAACGGATTCAGGATCAGATGCGAGAACTTATCCGGACCGGTGGTTTGAGAGTTTGCGGCCCGAATTGCCAGGGAATTGCAAACCTTTACACAGGTCTGAATGTATCCTTTTCTACATGTTTCCTTCGCTATGGGGCTAAACCGGGTCCTTTGGGATTGGTTACCCAGAGTGGGATGGTAGGTGGCATTATTTACCCCCTAGGACTTGAACATAACCTGGGGTTCAGTTATTGGATCAGTATTGGCAATGAAGTCGATTTGGATTTTGCCGATTGTGTAACCTATCTGGCTCAGGATGAAAATACCCGGGTCATCCTGGGTTATCTGGAAAATATGGGAGATGGTCGTAAATTACAGAGAGCCGTCCAGATAGCCCATCAACAAGAAAAACCTGTCATAATAGTTTTAGCCGGAAGGACTGAGGTAGGGGCCCGGGCAGCTCTTTCCCATACAGGGTCTCTGGCCGGAGATGCCCGACTCACAGATGCAGTTTTGAAACAGATGGGAATTCTGCGGGTTTACGACCTTCAAGAACTTATGGATAGTGCCAACTTATTGGCCCGATCCATAGGAGGGAAAAGTAAGGCAGCAAGGTTGACAGATTGTAATTCTGCTTTAATCCCCCACCACCCCAAGTCTCATCGACCAAAACTTCCGAAGGGGAGACGGGTTGGGATTATAACGAACTCCGGAGGAACCGGTGTAATGATGGCAGATACCTGTGTGGATTTGGGATTGGAAGTACCCTCCTTCTCGGAAGATCTCCAAGAGAAAATTGCCCAGATTATTCCGGTTTTCGGATCTCCCCGTAACCCTATCGATATGTCTTTAGCGATGCTGGATCAACCGGAAGTACTTCCTCGCATTGTCCGACTCCTAGATCAAGAAGGACCCGTAGACACCATCGTTGCTTTCCTGGGTATGATGGGGGGAACTTACCCCCTGGATAAAATTGTACCGGATCTCATCCACCTATCCCAAACAACCACAAAACCTTTCCTTGTGACCTGGATGGTCGGAGTTCAAGATGCCTTCCAAAATTTGCAAACCGCCGGGGTTATAATTTATAGAGATCCTACCCAATGCCTTAAAAGCCTGGCCACTCTGGTCCGGTATGTAGACCGGATTCAAGAATCTAAAGGAAATGGAGGAAAATGGGAGGGTAAGAGAACAGAAACCCGTCCAGCTACTCCCCTACCTGCTCATCTGCCTGCCCATTCATCGATTTTGGATGAACATACCAGCAAGAATTTACTGGCCGGTTATGGAATTCCATCGTGCCGGGAGAAATTAACTTCTTCGGAAGAAGAAGCGGTGCTTGCAGCTCAAGAGCTGGGTTATCCCGTGGTGCTCAAGGTTTGCTCCGCTGAGATTCCTCATAAAAGCGAACTTGGTCTGGTAAAGATCTCTCTTTCCAACCCCGATGAGGTAAGAAAGGCTTATCGAAATCTCATGGTTACCCTGGAACAGAAAGCTCCCCGGGCTAAACTTCAGGGAATCCTGGTTCAAGAAATGGTTACAGAAGGTATCGAAATGGCTTTAGGTATCGTCCAAGATCCCCGCTTCGGTCCGG from the Candidatus Limnocylindrales bacterium genome contains:
- a CDS encoding amidohydrolase family protein translates to MDNYLINENGFLNPFSSPKEAMIVDGHTHVWRYPEHLSDEFVYDASHVGGIPGGQQEKINPIMNINLDDHWKAMEPVDKAIVVAFKSNHLKVHVPNEYVAQYVQIHPDKLIGFASVDPHDPDPIAEIEHAVEDLGLKGLKLSPIYQNVPPTDPGLLRIFGKAEKLGLPVLIHQGATFPRRVNLKNALPVLLEDVALQFPDLKMVIAHLGHPWEVDTLVLIRKQPNLYADISALYYRPWQLYNSLILAMEYGVTHKLIFGSDYPFTTPASTIRALYELNNLVEGTRLPKIPKEVLDGIIYRDSLALLNLTVP
- a CDS encoding MaoC/PaaZ C-terminal domain-containing protein; translated protein: MKNLIYEEIEVGEDLGPYQHPLTKQLVQKYCAAIDSTYPWQILENSTPIPVVPPTLIGNLSFRLLETKFYRQPGTIHASQEMKFFRPIRLDRKLFSRGRMLDKYIKRGKRWVVYEAYFYHEDEQDLGYSRITEVLPGFVREPEEHRNPIEPRDAQTPRRMNFELPSTSQGISAPGTVLGPVIRKITQEKMTAYSEDSQTAQRGISIHIHEEVARKAGLKGTVAQGLMFVDYISELMAQTFGMGWIQHGELSVKFIASVYAGDEITARGVVKEQVIEGTYPRTLVEVWCENQAGQKVTVGIASAINPQP
- a CDS encoding acetate--CoA ligase family protein, which encodes MFNPSSVAIIGASDDPLKIGYRPVQNCLKFGFKGKLFPINPKYTTVAGVPCYPHLNEIKEEIDLVVISVPVNQVLKALEDCINKGVKAVVIYSSGFSEIGEAGKRIQDQMRELIRTGGLRVCGPNCQGIANLYTGLNVSFSTCFLRYGAKPGPLGLVTQSGMVGGIIYPLGLEHNLGFSYWISIGNEVDLDFADCVTYLAQDENTRVILGYLENMGDGRKLQRAVQIAHQQEKPVIIVLAGRTEVGARAALSHTGSLAGDARLTDAVLKQMGILRVYDLQELMDSANLLARSIGGKSKAARLTDCNSALIPHHPKSHRPKLPKGRRVGIITNSGGTGVMMADTCVDLGLEVPSFSEDLQEKIAQIIPVFGSPRNPIDMSLAMLDQPEVLPRIVRLLDQEGPVDTIVAFLGMMGGTYPLDKIVPDLIHLSQTTTKPFLVTWMVGVQDAFQNLQTAGVIIYRDPTQCLKSLATLVRYVDRIQESKGNGGKWEGKRTETRPATPLPAHLPAHSSILDEHTSKNLLAGYGIPSCREKLTSSEEEAVLAAQELGYPVVLKVCSAEIPHKSELGLVKISLSNPDEVRKAYRNLMVTLEQKAPRAKLQGILVQEMVTEGIEMALGIVQDPRFGPVILCGLGGIFMEILKDVSWRMAPVSPAQARSMLQELQGYPLLLGARGRPPADLEALIDTMVRLSQLAMELSEEVKEIDLNPLMVLNRGKGVKAVDALMILKPHQI